The following are encoded in a window of Flavobacterium cupriresistens genomic DNA:
- a CDS encoding ArsR/SmtB family transcription factor — MGITKTDFFTASQNELAVLAKALGHPARIAIIEYLLKVDTCICGDIVNELPLSQPTVSQHLKELKTAGLIKGSIEGNSICYCINEPGLEKIKGFFEHISDHLAKKRNECC; from the coding sequence ATGGGAATTACAAAAACAGATTTTTTTACAGCCAGCCAGAATGAACTGGCAGTATTAGCTAAAGCATTAGGTCATCCTGCACGTATTGCTATAATAGAATATTTATTAAAGGTAGATACCTGCATCTGCGGGGATATTGTAAATGAACTTCCTCTCTCTCAGCCAACAGTTTCGCAGCATCTAAAAGAACTAAAAACTGCCGGTTTAATTAAAGGAAGCATAGAAGGAAACTCTATCTGCTACTGTATCAATGAACCCGGGCTTGAAAAGATAAAAGGCTTCTTTGAGCATATATCAGATCATCTTGCTAAAAAAAGAAATGAATGCTGCTAA
- a CDS encoding YchJ family protein: MESKKCFCDTGLLFDECCGLYLDKNQQAPTALALMRSRYSAYATHNADYLLETTYVSERPYYSKAEILNWATANEWQKLEIISFAETTVEFKAYFLDNERKPQTHYEFSTFKFENNSWFYFDGKFE; the protein is encoded by the coding sequence ATGGAGAGTAAAAAATGCTTTTGTGATACCGGTTTGTTGTTTGATGAGTGTTGTGGATTGTATCTTGACAAGAATCAGCAAGCACCAACCGCACTGGCTCTAATGCGTTCCAGATATTCGGCCTACGCAACTCATAATGCCGATTATCTATTAGAAACAACTTATGTTTCGGAAAGACCGTATTATTCAAAAGCCGAAATACTGAATTGGGCGACTGCTAATGAATGGCAAAAATTAGAAATTATAAGTTTTGCCGAGACAACAGTCGAATTTAAAGCGTACTTTTTAGACAACGAGCGTAAACCCCAAACGCATTACGAATTTTCTACTTTTAAATTCGAAAATAATAGCTGGTTTTATTTCGACGGAAAGTTTGAATAA
- a CDS encoding IS6 family transposase: MNTKGHCYPKSIILQAVYFKLRFTLSYRDVEDIMKMLGIQVDHSTIQRWLFKFTPLIESQMRKRKGRVGASWRMDETYIKIKGIWCYLYRVVDKLSNTADFLLTRRRQRMSAQSFLIKAINNNCRPRLINIDKSGSNTSAIRV, translated from the coding sequence ATGAATACTAAAGGTCATTGTTATCCTAAGTCTATTATTCTTCAAGCGGTTTATTTTAAATTAAGATTTACATTGAGTTATAGGGATGTCGAGGATATAATGAAAATGCTTGGAATACAAGTGGATCATTCGACAATTCAGCGCTGGTTATTTAAATTTACTCCACTGATCGAATCACAGATGAGGAAGAGAAAAGGTAGAGTGGGAGCTAGCTGGAGAATGGACGAAACTTATATAAAAATTAAAGGTATTTGGTGCTATTTATATAGGGTAGTCGATAAATTGAGTAACACAGCAGATTTTCTTCTGACCAGAAGAAGGCAAAGAATGAGTGCTCAGTCATTTTTAATTAAGGCAATAAATAATAACTGCAGACCCAGGTTAATAAATATAGATAAAAGCGGCTCGAACACTAGTGCTATAAGAGTATAA
- a CDS encoding AAA family ATPase, protein MKIENINTLGQLKTSGYKTKSIKDELRENLREKIKSGQPVFEGVHGFENTVIPELERAILSRHNINLLGLRGQAKTRLARKMIELLDEYIPFVSGSEINDDPLNPISRFAKNLILEKGEDTPISWLHRSDRFFEKLATPDVTVADLIGDVDPIKAANLKLSYADDRVIHFGMIPRANRCIFVINELPDLQARIQVALFNILQEGDIQIRGFKLRMPLDMQFVFTANPEDYTNRGSIVTPLKDRIGSQILTHYPETVEIARTITEQEAKLDENQSEIVYVPSLAKDILEQISFEARDSEYIDNKSGVSARMSITAFENLISTAERRALIAGVDKTTLRLSDFIGVIPSITGKVELVYEGEQEGAAAVAQNLIGLAVRTLFSQLFPKIEKLEKPDEKTPYSDIIDWFFAESGFELLDDCSDADYQGILDEVTPLETLVKKYHPQLDKKDRYFVKEFVLWGLVEYRKLSKDRFAKGHQFKDIYGSYISKF, encoded by the coding sequence ATGAAAATAGAAAACATAAATACATTAGGTCAATTAAAAACATCAGGATATAAAACCAAATCGATCAAAGACGAATTGAGAGAAAATCTTAGAGAGAAAATTAAATCAGGACAACCTGTTTTTGAAGGCGTTCATGGCTTTGAAAATACCGTAATTCCAGAGTTGGAACGCGCTATTTTGTCCCGTCATAATATTAATTTATTAGGTCTTCGTGGTCAGGCTAAAACCAGATTAGCGCGTAAAATGATCGAATTGTTAGACGAATACATTCCGTTTGTCTCCGGTTCTGAAATAAACGACGATCCTTTAAATCCGATTTCCCGTTTCGCAAAAAATCTTATTTTGGAGAAAGGAGAAGACACGCCAATTTCGTGGTTGCACAGAAGCGATCGTTTTTTTGAAAAACTGGCCACTCCCGATGTTACTGTTGCTGATTTAATAGGTGATGTTGATCCGATAAAAGCGGCCAATTTAAAGTTGTCTTATGCGGACGACCGTGTGATTCATTTTGGAATGATTCCGAGAGCAAATCGTTGTATTTTTGTAATTAACGAATTGCCTGATTTACAAGCCAGGATTCAGGTGGCTTTGTTTAATATTTTACAGGAAGGAGATATTCAGATTAGAGGTTTTAAGTTAAGAATGCCGCTTGATATGCAGTTTGTTTTTACCGCAAATCCGGAAGATTATACCAATAGAGGAAGTATTGTTACACCGCTTAAAGACAGAATCGGTTCTCAGATTTTAACGCATTATCCGGAAACAGTAGAAATTGCGAGAACAATTACTGAGCAAGAAGCGAAATTAGACGAAAATCAAAGTGAAATTGTCTATGTACCAAGTCTGGCAAAAGACATTTTGGAACAAATAAGTTTTGAAGCGCGTGATAGCGAATACATTGACAATAAAAGTGGTGTAAGTGCCAGAATGAGTATCACAGCATTTGAGAATTTAATCAGTACTGCAGAACGTCGCGCTTTGATTGCAGGAGTTGATAAAACGACCTTGCGTTTATCAGATTTTATAGGAGTCATTCCATCTATTACCGGAAAAGTAGAGTTGGTTTACGAAGGAGAGCAGGAGGGAGCTGCCGCTGTGGCTCAAAATTTGATCGGATTAGCCGTTCGTACTTTGTTTTCGCAACTTTTCCCTAAGATTGAAAAACTCGAAAAACCGGATGAGAAAACTCCATATTCCGATATTATTGATTGGTTTTTTGCAGAGAGCGGATTTGAACTGTTGGACGATTGTTCAGATGCGGACTATCAAGGTATACTGGATGAAGTAACTCCTTTAGAGACTTTGGTAAAAAAATACCATCCGCAATTGGATAAAAAAGACAGGTATTTTGTAAAAGAATTTGTTTTATGGGGATTGGTAGAATATCGAAAACTAAGCAAAGATCGCTTCGCAAAAGGACATCAGTTTAAAGATATATACGGAAGTTATATTAGTAAATTTTAA
- a CDS encoding DUF6428 family protein, translating into MKLSEIKEVLKTANAVNFELPNGKLVPEYFHVTEIGLITKNFIDCGGTVREETVVNFQLWDANDYEHRLKPQKLIHIIELSQKVLGIEDHEIEVEYQDTTIGKYDLDFNGSNFVLLNKQTACLAQEQCGIPSDKPKVKLSQLNSDNTNSCTPGGGCC; encoded by the coding sequence ATGAAACTTTCAGAAATTAAAGAAGTATTAAAAACAGCAAATGCCGTAAATTTTGAATTGCCAAATGGGAAACTTGTTCCGGAATACTTTCACGTAACCGAAATTGGTTTAATTACTAAAAACTTCATAGACTGCGGAGGAACCGTAAGAGAAGAAACTGTAGTAAATTTCCAACTTTGGGATGCTAATGATTATGAGCACAGACTCAAACCTCAAAAACTAATTCATATAATTGAACTATCTCAGAAAGTTCTTGGTATTGAAGATCATGAAATTGAAGTAGAATACCAAGACACTACTATCGGTAAATATGATTTAGATTTTAATGGTTCAAATTTCGTTTTACTAAATAAGCAGACAGCCTGCCTTGCTCAGGAACAGTGCGGAATTCCGTCGGATAAGCCCAAAGTAAAATTATCGCAATTAAATTCTGACAACACCAATTCTTGTACGCCAGGTGGAGGATGCTGCTAA
- a CDS encoding MgtC/SapB family protein, with translation MDIEFELLLSAKLLLALLLGGIIGVEREREHQNAGVRTFACICVASCLFVSIAAHLTEDKSAIARMLAAIATGLGFIGAGLIFRDEKNLPKGLTTAAGLWTTSAVGMAIALNMFVIAICSTAIILLIFTINQFSWYRKFVGKLFKDKNLKK, from the coding sequence ATGGATATAGAATTTGAACTGTTGCTCTCTGCCAAACTATTGTTGGCGCTTCTATTGGGAGGAATTATTGGTGTTGAGAGAGAAAGAGAACATCAGAATGCAGGTGTGCGAACTTTTGCCTGTATTTGTGTGGCTTCTTGTCTTTTTGTTTCTATTGCTGCTCATCTCACAGAAGATAAATCTGCTATTGCCAGAATGCTTGCGGCTATTGCAACAGGACTTGGTTTTATAGGAGCCGGACTTATTTTTAGGGATGAAAAAAATCTTCCTAAGGGATTAACAACTGCAGCTGGTTTATGGACAACTTCTGCTGTAGGTATGGCCATCGCACTCAATATGTTTGTTATTGCAATCTGTTCTACAGCCATTATCCTTTTGATTTTTACAATTAATCAGTTTTCTTGGTATAGAAAATTTGTTGGGAAATTATTTAAAGATAAAAACCTTAAAAAATAA
- a CDS encoding DUF4369 domain-containing protein, whose amino-acid sequence MKKILFLLTASVAIISCSKVKDGEYLITGTAKGIENGKTIILQGQDPATKMTVALDTVKVENGKFEIKGKVTEPAFHTLILQGANNPIPFILETGEILVAVDKDSIHKSKVSGTYNNDEYTTFNAELTKTQKRLADFQKNNTQKMQAAQQAQDTATINGLMKQYMTIQTEVQADSKKKYVAYAEGHPKSYISALIIQGMLGDPSTDIKKAEALYNSLDESLKNTIPGKEIKTKIGQAKMPAVGATAPAVGNAK is encoded by the coding sequence ATGAAAAAAATACTTTTTTTACTAACTGCTTCTGTAGCGATAATTTCATGCAGCAAAGTTAAAGACGGAGAATACCTAATTACAGGAACCGCAAAAGGAATTGAAAACGGAAAAACGATCATCCTACAAGGTCAAGACCCAGCAACAAAAATGACTGTCGCTCTAGACACTGTAAAAGTTGAAAACGGAAAATTCGAAATCAAAGGAAAAGTAACTGAACCGGCTTTTCATACTTTAATCCTTCAAGGAGCTAACAATCCAATCCCTTTTATCTTAGAAACAGGAGAGATTCTTGTTGCAGTTGATAAAGACAGCATCCACAAATCTAAAGTGTCAGGTACTTATAATAATGATGAGTATACTACATTTAATGCTGAACTTACTAAAACTCAAAAAAGATTAGCTGATTTTCAGAAAAACAACACTCAGAAAATGCAAGCAGCTCAACAAGCTCAAGATACAGCAACTATCAACGGTTTGATGAAACAATACATGACTATTCAAACAGAAGTACAAGCAGATTCTAAAAAGAAATATGTTGCTTATGCTGAAGGTCACCCAAAATCTTACATCTCTGCTTTGATCATTCAAGGTATGTTAGGAGATCCATCAACTGATATCAAAAAAGCTGAAGCTTTATACAACTCTTTAGATGAGTCTTTAAAAAACACGATTCCTGGTAAAGAAATCAAAACAAAAATAGGTCAAGCAAAAATGCCTGCAGTTGGTGCTACAGCTCCTGCCGTTGGTAACGCTAAATGA
- a CDS encoding low molecular weight phosphatase family protein, with translation MLYSEIKKTINLFDFEQISEDRKSAVQPLIDYIQNKTDNKLEIRLNLICTHNSRRSHLSQVWAQTAAAYYKIKSVTCYSGGTETTALFPIVAETLQISGFKIKTISEGTNPVYSIKYSANEFPVIGFSKAYDDEFNPESEFAAIMTCSQADAGCPFIAGAEKRIPITFEDPKISDGTPEQKEIYLKRSLQIGAEMFYIFSKIKYQNVSR, from the coding sequence ATGTTATATTCCGAGATTAAAAAAACAATTAATTTGTTTGATTTTGAGCAGATTTCAGAAGATCGAAAAAGTGCTGTACAACCATTGATTGATTATATTCAAAATAAAACAGATAATAAACTGGAAATCAGATTGAATTTAATCTGCACCCATAATTCCAGAAGGAGTCACTTATCGCAGGTCTGGGCACAGACCGCTGCTGCCTATTATAAAATAAAGAGTGTTACATGCTATTCAGGTGGAACGGAAACTACAGCTCTATTTCCTATAGTAGCAGAAACTTTGCAGATTTCAGGATTTAAGATTAAAACAATATCTGAAGGAACAAACCCGGTATATTCTATAAAGTACTCAGCGAATGAATTTCCTGTGATTGGTTTTTCTAAAGCTTATGATGATGAATTCAACCCGGAAAGCGAATTTGCAGCAATAATGACCTGTTCACAGGCTGACGCAGGATGTCCTTTTATAGCTGGTGCAGAAAAACGAATTCCAATAACTTTTGAAGACCCCAAAATTTCTGACGGTACACCAGAACAAAAAGAAATATATCTTAAGCGAAGTCTTCAAATTGGAGCCGAAATGTTTTATATATTTTCAAAAATCAAATATCAAAATGTTAGCAGATAA
- a CDS encoding Glu/Leu/Phe/Val family dehydrogenase — translation MSTEIIKQNPFQSMIDRFNIAADILNLDESIRQKLQRPEKQIVVNFSIVLDNGEVQNFEGYRVIHNTALGPSKGGIRYDTAVNLDEVKALAAWMTWKSAVTGIPFGGAKGGIICDPRKHSKTELEKITRAYTKALSDIFGPEKDVPAPDMGTGPDEMGWLMDEFSLVHGKTTHAVVTGKHLHSGGSLGRVEATGRGVSIISLLALQTLKIRPARASAAIQGFGNVGLHSALFLFEKGLKIVAVSDVSEAFYNPDGINIPELILYYNLNNKSIKGYPNSIVIQHEELLLLDVDVLIPAAKEDVITQKNANDIRAKIIVEGANGPVSSDADKILHDNNVLVVPDILANAGGVTVSYFEWLQNSLSESWRMHQINTRLEVILEKSFDTVFRTAKKHHVTPRIAAYILALQKVAVTQSVKEVALDALKYKQN, via the coding sequence ATGAGCACAGAAATAATTAAACAGAATCCCTTTCAATCTATGATTGATCGATTTAATATTGCGGCCGATATTCTTAATTTAGATGAATCGATCAGACAAAAATTGCAACGTCCGGAAAAGCAGATTGTTGTAAACTTTTCTATAGTTTTAGACAATGGAGAAGTCCAAAATTTTGAAGGTTATCGTGTAATTCACAATACAGCCTTGGGCCCGTCAAAAGGAGGAATACGTTATGATACCGCTGTAAACCTTGACGAAGTAAAGGCATTGGCAGCTTGGATGACCTGGAAATCTGCCGTAACGGGAATTCCGTTTGGAGGTGCTAAAGGCGGAATCATTTGTGATCCGAGAAAACATTCTAAAACAGAATTAGAGAAAATTACCAGAGCTTATACCAAAGCCTTATCCGATATTTTTGGACCTGAAAAAGACGTTCCCGCACCCGACATGGGAACCGGTCCGGATGAAATGGGCTGGCTGATGGATGAATTTTCGCTGGTACACGGCAAAACAACGCACGCTGTAGTTACCGGAAAACATTTACATTCGGGAGGTTCATTGGGTAGAGTAGAAGCAACCGGACGAGGTGTTAGTATTATTAGTTTGTTGGCACTTCAAACGTTAAAAATAAGACCGGCAAGAGCAAGTGCAGCAATTCAGGGTTTTGGAAATGTAGGTTTACATTCGGCTTTGTTTTTGTTCGAAAAAGGATTGAAAATAGTAGCGGTTAGTGATGTTTCAGAAGCCTTTTACAATCCGGATGGGATCAATATTCCCGAGCTTATTTTGTATTATAATTTAAACAATAAAAGCATAAAAGGGTATCCGAATTCGATTGTGATTCAACACGAAGAGTTGTTGCTTTTGGATGTTGATGTCTTGATTCCGGCGGCAAAAGAGGACGTGATAACACAAAAAAATGCCAACGATATTCGTGCCAAAATTATAGTAGAGGGCGCAAATGGCCCGGTTTCTTCCGATGCGGATAAAATTTTACATGACAATAATGTTTTGGTTGTTCCGGATATTCTGGCCAATGCCGGTGGGGTTACCGTTTCGTATTTTGAATGGCTTCAGAATTCACTTTCAGAATCATGGAGAATGCATCAGATTAATACCCGTCTGGAGGTAATATTAGAGAAGAGTTTTGATACTGTTTTCAGAACCGCAAAGAAACACCATGTTACGCCACGTATTGCGGCTTATATCCTTGCCTTACAAAAAGTAGCCGTAACGCAATCGGTTAAAGAAGTTGCGTTGGATGCTTTGAAATATAAACAAAATTAA
- a CDS encoding vWA domain-containing protein produces the protein MKNEFKKGFYFKTYEAPFQSPFEKLFGIFKELITHTSGDFDEAIDWLRELDKEYKLTDEHYTIDDFIEDLKKKGYIKDEAKEDGTSGFGITAKTERAIRQQALDQIFGNLKRSGNGNHKTKYAGNGDEHTGEFREFSFGDGLERISLTESLRNAQINNGVESFMLTENDLVVEETQYKAQMSTVLMIDISHSMILYGEDRITPAKKVAMALAELITTRYPKDTLDILVFGNDAWTIPIKDLPYLQVGPYHTNTVAGLQLAMDILRRKRNTNKQIFMITDGKPSCVRERDGSYYMNSNGLDEYIVDKCYTQAQQARKLHIPITTFMIANDPYLQRFVNHFTEANQGKAFYTGLKGLGEMIFEDYETNRKKRVR, from the coding sequence ATGAAAAACGAATTTAAAAAAGGTTTTTACTTTAAGACATACGAAGCCCCATTTCAGTCTCCGTTTGAAAAGCTTTTCGGGATTTTCAAGGAGCTTATCACTCATACCTCAGGAGATTTTGATGAAGCTATAGACTGGCTTCGCGAATTGGATAAGGAATACAAACTCACCGATGAACACTACACTATCGATGATTTTATTGAAGATCTGAAAAAGAAAGGTTATATAAAAGACGAAGCCAAAGAAGACGGTACTTCTGGTTTTGGAATAACAGCAAAAACAGAACGAGCCATCAGGCAACAAGCTTTGGATCAGATTTTCGGTAATTTGAAGCGTTCCGGTAACGGAAATCATAAAACCAAATACGCCGGTAACGGTGACGAACATACAGGCGAATTCCGTGAATTTAGTTTTGGAGACGGCCTGGAACGTATTTCTCTGACAGAAAGTTTAAGAAATGCTCAGATCAATAATGGTGTGGAAAGTTTTATGCTTACCGAAAATGATTTGGTGGTCGAAGAAACCCAATATAAAGCACAAATGAGTACCGTTCTGATGATTGATATCAGTCACAGTATGATTTTGTATGGGGAAGACCGCATTACACCGGCAAAAAAAGTAGCCATGGCATTGGCTGAATTAATCACAACACGATACCCAAAGGATACACTCGATATCTTGGTTTTTGGAAATGACGCCTGGACGATTCCAATCAAAGATTTACCGTATTTGCAAGTTGGTCCTTACCATACCAATACCGTTGCCGGTTTGCAATTGGCGATGGATATTTTGCGAAGAAAACGAAATACCAACAAACAAATTTTCATGATTACCGACGGAAAACCGAGTTGTGTTCGCGAGCGTGATGGTTCCTATTATATGAACAGTAACGGTCTGGACGAATATATCGTAGACAAATGTTATACACAAGCACAACAAGCCAGAAAATTACATATCCCGATTACGACCTTTATGATTGCAAACGATCCCTATTTGCAACGTTTTGTGAATCATTTCACAGAAGCCAATCAGGGTAAAGCATTTTATACCGGATTAAAAGGTCTGGGGGAAATGATTTTTGAAGATTATGAAACCAATAGGAAAAAACGGGTAAGGTAG
- a CDS encoding EamA family transporter, translated as MLFLILSIFCSVIVGVIFKITRKYATNPTQIVAFNYVFALLLCYFTFSPDLSAVNSAAPWGIYFLIGVLLPVIFLFLVASIRHMGIVKTDTAQRLSLFIPILAAWFIFKEEFNTYKVIGLIIGFLALLLILKKQAENTENKWIYPAVVLLGFGVIDILFKQIALYTTLPYTTSLFVVFTIALVVALCIVGYEVVVKRGKLESKNILFGALVGLFNFGNILFYLKAHQAFSDNPSTVFAGMNMGVIILGSLIGLLFFKEKLSKINFVGIILALIAIILIVMSQF; from the coding sequence ATGTTATTCCTTATTCTAAGTATATTTTGCAGTGTAATTGTTGGTGTTATTTTTAAAATCACACGAAAATATGCGACCAATCCAACTCAGATTGTAGCTTTCAATTATGTATTTGCGTTATTACTTTGTTATTTTACATTTAGTCCCGATCTAAGTGCGGTAAATTCAGCTGCACCTTGGGGAATTTACTTTTTAATTGGAGTTCTGTTGCCTGTAATTTTTCTTTTCCTGGTGGCTTCAATCCGACATATGGGAATTGTAAAAACGGATACTGCACAACGGTTATCACTGTTTATTCCGATTCTTGCTGCTTGGTTTATTTTTAAGGAAGAATTTAATACCTATAAAGTTATCGGACTTATAATAGGCTTTCTGGCACTTTTGCTAATCTTAAAAAAGCAAGCTGAAAATACGGAGAACAAATGGATTTATCCAGCTGTTGTTTTACTTGGTTTTGGCGTTATCGATATTCTTTTTAAGCAAATAGCATTATACACAACTTTACCCTATACGACTTCTTTATTTGTTGTTTTTACCATTGCGTTGGTTGTTGCTCTGTGTATTGTAGGTTATGAAGTAGTAGTTAAAAGAGGAAAATTGGAATCTAAAAACATTCTTTTTGGAGCATTGGTTGGTCTTTTTAACTTCGGAAATATTTTGTTTTACCTGAAAGCACATCAAGCTTTTTCAGACAATCCTTCTACCGTTTTTGCCGGAATGAATATGGGCGTTATAATCCTGGGAAGCCTTATTGGTTTACTTTTTTTCAAAGAAAAATTATCGAAAATCAACTTTGTGGGGATCATTTTAGCATTAATTGCCATCATTTTGATTGTTATGTCACAATTTTAG
- a CDS encoding GNAT family N-acetyltransferase: MEIRKLLAEDWPQVKLIYEKGIQAGNATFQTSAPSWEEWDQSHLSSCRIVIESNNRLIGWAALTPVSSRCVYAGVAEVSVYVDPAHSGKGIGFMLLNELVKKSETEGIWTLQAGIFPENIASLRIHEKAGFRILGIREKIGKQNGIWRDTVLLERRSSLVI; this comes from the coding sequence ATGGAAATCAGAAAACTTTTAGCTGAAGACTGGCCGCAGGTCAAATTAATTTACGAAAAAGGAATACAGGCTGGCAATGCTACTTTTCAAACCAGCGCTCCGTCGTGGGAAGAGTGGGATCAGTCACATCTTTCGTCCTGCAGAATTGTAATCGAAAGTAACAACAGACTAATAGGCTGGGCTGCTCTAACTCCTGTTTCTTCTCGCTGCGTTTATGCCGGAGTTGCTGAAGTAAGTGTATATGTTGATCCTGCTCATTCCGGAAAAGGAATAGGTTTTATGCTTTTAAATGAACTTGTAAAGAAAAGTGAAACAGAAGGGATCTGGACACTACAAGCTGGAATCTTTCCTGAGAATATAGCAAGTCTTCGCATACATGAAAAAGCAGGGTTCAGAATACTTGGAATAAGAGAAAAAATTGGAAAACAAAATGGAATTTGGAGAGACACCGTTCTTCTAGAAAGAAGAAGCAGTCTTGTCATTTAA
- a CDS encoding 2OG-Fe(II) oxygenase translates to MEDSFEDLIASYIENNVGIAEDFLSPVLANQLKQNLLDLNQNKMLLAAGIGNHERPAYDDAIRSDSIYWLDKKHNNVFENEFFAKIDAFILYLNESCYAGITGYEFHYALYEKGDFYLKHLDQFKNNPSRKYSMICYLNGNWQEADGGELLIHQVNNNQKIAPTQGKTVFFKSDELIHEVLVTQNTRMSITGWLKSD, encoded by the coding sequence ATGGAAGATAGTTTTGAAGATTTAATTGCTTCGTATATTGAGAATAATGTTGGAATAGCGGAAGATTTTTTGAGTCCTGTATTAGCAAATCAGTTAAAACAAAATTTACTCGATTTAAATCAAAATAAAATGTTGTTAGCTGCCGGAATTGGAAATCATGAAAGACCAGCATATGATGATGCCATAAGAAGTGATTCGATTTACTGGCTGGATAAAAAACATAATAATGTTTTTGAAAATGAGTTTTTTGCCAAGATTGACGCTTTTATACTTTATTTAAATGAAAGTTGTTATGCCGGAATTACCGGTTACGAATTTCATTATGCTTTATACGAAAAAGGAGATTTTTATCTCAAACACTTAGATCAGTTTAAAAATAATCCGAGCCGCAAGTATTCAATGATTTGTTATCTCAACGGCAATTGGCAGGAAGCTGATGGTGGAGAATTGTTAATTCATCAAGTAAACAATAATCAGAAAATTGCGCCAACACAAGGTAAAACGGTTTTCTTTAAAAGTGATGAATTGATACATGAAGTTTTGGTAACTCAGAATACGCGAATGAGTATTACGGGTTGGCTAAAGAGCGATTAA
- a CDS encoding KTSC domain-containing protein yields the protein MKKIVEYRKLLNVDKTAELKDLKTIYRNAMKESHPDKFQGDDAGLKAAEEKSKAIIEAYHFLVSINPETIKTNLPEYTETISTCSITDYKFVEGRLIIDFSNGSVYEYISVPKATYVKMVNADSPGRFAKRHILNSFTWRKKTNQE from the coding sequence ATGAAAAAAATAGTTGAATACCGTAAGTTATTAAATGTAGACAAAACTGCAGAATTAAAAGATCTTAAAACAATTTATCGTAATGCGATGAAAGAATCTCATCCTGATAAATTTCAAGGTGATGATGCTGGTTTGAAAGCTGCAGAAGAGAAAAGTAAAGCGATCATTGAAGCTTATCACTTTTTGGTAAGTATTAATCCTGAAACGATTAAAACTAATTTACCTGAATACACTGAAACAATTTCGACTTGTTCTATTACAGATTATAAATTTGTTGAAGGACGTTTAATTATTGATTTCTCTAACGGAAGTGTTTACGAATACATCAGTGTTCCTAAAGCTACTTATGTAAAAATGGTAAACGCAGATTCTCCTGGAAGATTTGCAAAAAGACACATTTTGAACTCTTTTACTTGGAGAAAGAAAACAAATCAAGAATAG